Sequence from the Sphingobacteriaceae bacterium GW460-11-11-14-LB5 genome:
AAACCAACCCGCAGGTTAGTGCCGATAAAAAGAATGCCTTAAAAGATATTTTACCCGTTTACCAATTGGATAGGGGCATTACCGCAAATGCTTTGGAGGAGTTTGCCAATGAATTTGATGTGAAATGGAAATCGAAGCAACTGAACGAAAAAGACAGGGATGCCTATAAAAGTGCTTCTTATAAACTGCTGCAGAATATTTACCAGAAGGGCATTATTGGCTTAAATGTGAAACATCAGGCAGGAGGGAAGAACTACGACTTTTCTTTGCTTGAAAACAATGAGGCCCAGGAGAAAAATACACAGGATGTTTTTACTGCAGAGTCGGCCTTGAACTTTTTTAAAGATCATTTTAAAGCCCCCAACCAGGTGATGGGCGATCTGGTTGCCAACCTGGCCATTGATCATATTACCCCGAACATTGTATTTGATGAGCGACTGACCCAAACGATACAGGATAATACAATTAATAATATTTCTACTACCAAGGGCATGGTACAAAAGGGAGAACTTATTGTAGCGAAGAATGATGTTATTGATGAAGAAATTTACCAAAAACTCGAATCTTACAAAGCAACCTACGATGCACAAACCAAAACAATTGGCAGCAGGGCATTGGTTTATCTGGGGCAGGTGGTATTGGTTGGCTTTATACTCGCCATTTTAATGTCGTTCCTTTTTCTTTTCCGGAAAGATATTTTTGCCGATAACCGTCAGCTTTCTTTAATCCTGATTGTGACCACGGGGATGTTACTGGCCTTAACCTGGGCCATTAAAATGGAAATCCCAAGTTTGTATTACATTCCGTTCTGTGTGGTACCTATTATCATCAGGATTCTGTTTGATACACGTTTGGCACTTTACCTCCATATGCTGGTGATTTTAATTGCCGGTTTCTTTGTGGCCAATAGTTTCGAATTTGTGTTTTATCAGGTTACGGCGGGCATGGTTGCCATATTTAGTATCAAAAACTTTGTGAAGCGCGAGAGGTTCCTGGTTTCGGCCTTATTTATTCTTCTGGCTTATTTGGTTTCTTTTATCGGTATAGCCCTGCTCCGCGAAGGATCTTTCCGCGAAATAGAATGGATGAATTTTATTCCTTTTGTTTTTAGCGTACTCTTATCGCTCTTAGCTTACCCTTTAATTTATCTGTTCGAACGTATTTTTGGTATCACATCAGATGTGGCCCTGATTGAGCTGACCAATACCAATAATAAACTGTTAAGAGAACTTGCTTTTAAAGCGCCTGGAACATTTCAGCACTCTTTACAGGTGGCTAACCTTGCCGAAGCTGCAATATTTAAAATTGGAGGTAATTCTGTGCTGGTAAGGGCAGGTGCCTTATATCATGATATTGGTAAAGTTGATAACCCGCAATATTTTATTGAAAATCAAAATACGGCTGTTAGTCCGCACGATAAATTACCTTATGAGCAAAGTGCGCAGATCATTATTCAGCATGTGCACAAGGGAATTGAGATTTTAAGAAAGAACCAGATTCCTGAAGCGATTATTGATTTTATCAGAACCCACCATGGTAATACCCGGGTTGATTATTTTTATCAGTCATTTTTGAAAAATACACCTGAAAAATTTGTCGACGAAAACATTTTTCGTTACCCCGGACCCATACCTTTTAGTAAAGAAACTGGTGTGTTAATGCTCGCCGATTCGGTCGAAGCGGCCTCAAGAAGTCTGAAAAATCCCGATGCGCAGAACATAAATGACATCGTTGAACGGATAATTAACTACAAATTGGAGCAAAATCAGTTAGATGACTGCGATTTGACGTTAAAAGATATTGAGACTATCAAATTGATATTCAAGACGATGCTTATGAGTATCTATCATGTGCGTATAGATTATCAACAAATTTTGTAATTTTTTTTTGTTGGATAACTTGTTTTACTATATTTGCAGACCTCAAAACAACGCCGGTAGGGCGGAAAACAGAGGATAAGGAGAGGTGCCTGAGTGGCCGAAAGGAACAGTTTGCTAAACTGTCGTACTGGTAACGGTACCGCGGGTTCGAATCCCGCCCTCTCCGCAGAAAATAAAAATTTGCAAATAAAAATGGAATTATCAATTTAAAACCGTTTCTTTGCAATCCCTTCGAAAAAGGGAAATAAAAAAAGAAGATACCAAGTTCGGGATGTAGCGTAGCCCGGTATCGCGCCTGCTTTGGGAGCAGGAGGTCGTAGGTTCGAATCCTGCCATCCCGACAAAAAGTTGATCCACTTTTAAAACAGGATTGAAAGATCGATACCAAGTTCGGGATGTAGCGTAGCCCGGTATCGCGCCTGCTTTGGGAGCAGGAGGTCGTAGGTTCGAATCCTGCCATCCCGACATAGCATTAAATCGGAAAGTATATCTCTATTACAGATAAATTTTTCCGATTTTTTTTGCGTAATAAATTTGAAGGTTAGGCTCAATCCTATTGGCGTCTAAATATTTTTCACTCTATCGAGTATGTTTAATTTTAAGATTGCGATTGACTTTCGAAAATATTTGAAGCAGTTTTCGCATTAGAATGCTCTTGCTATATTAATTTAAGCCTAAACGACGATTTTACAAGATTTGAAAATCGCTAAAGGTGGGTATTTAAAGGGGAATGATTAAGTTTGATTAAACAATCTCAGTATATGTCTAAATCAAACGCTCCAATAACGATTCAGAAAAACCAGAACGTACAGAATAAGTGAAGATTATCCAGAAACTGTCCACCTTATTTCAGGCAAACTAGTCAGTTTTTACCCCTTCAAAATGATTACTAAATCCGCTATAAAGTATTCAATTGGCTGATTTTAAGTCTTTTCAAGTCTGTTTTAAGTCTACATGAATCTTCTATCATCCAAAACTAAATAATCTTTCTGATGCGTGAAAATTACCCTTTAAGGAAGATTTAAATGTGGGAGTGTTGTATTGGATTCAATAAGGAGGAAAATAACCGATTTAGGTTGTTGTTTGGGCTTTTCGATCAACTAAACAGGTTCCTTGGTGTTTTGGGAAAAGATCTATACCAGAATCAGTGAAAAATTCGGAAACTGGAATCAGCCATCATGAAGGTGTATTAGAGGAGGAAATCATGCACAAGTGTTCAAGCTGTAGCTGAAAGTCGGATGCACATTTTGGAATGAAATCGAGTGGCTACTATCTCTGAATTCCTCAACTATGGTTTTTGTGTAAATTATTCAATAAATAAATGTTTTAAGCCTTTAATTGTGATAATTATTGTTAATTTTGAATTATAATTTCAGAAAACATGATAATCCAGTTCAACTTCAGTAACTATAAAACCTTCAAGGAAAGAGCGACATTGAACATGATCGCCTCAAACTATGATAAGGACACTAATGAAGAAGATAATATCATACGCGTTGAGCAGCGTGACCTACGCGTACTCAAAAGCGCTGTCATTTATGGTCCAAACTCTGGAGGAAAAAGCAAGTTCATTGACGCGATCGGTTTTTTTAGAAAGTTTATCATCACCTCTTCCAAGGAAACCCAGCAGGGGGACACTATACCCGTGGAATCCTATAGGCTAAATTCCATGACTAGCGGAAAACCCTCGGATTTCGAAATGACCTTTATGGTAGATCGGGTGATCTATCGCTATGGTTTCGAGGTGAGTAAATCCGAGATCGTGGCGGAATGGCTCTATTCACGTCCAGAAAAAAAGGAAATCGAACTCTACTACCGTACGCTGCAAAAATTTGAATATGACACCAAACGTCTTGCCAAGATTGGTTCTCTGGAGCGAGAAGACCTAGTGCGAAAAAATTCCTTGTTGCTTTCGGTACTTGCCCAATTCAACGACCAAACCGCTATTTTGCTGTTAAACTATTTCCGCAACATGAACGCTGTTTCGGGACTGAACGAGCTGGATTATAAACACAGTTCCATCACCAAGGTAAAGGAAGACCCCGGCAAACGCGCCCAAATCGTAGAACTGTTGAAAAGCGCGGACCTGGGCATTCAGGACCTGCGTTATGAAGATCTTTATGAATCCTTCGATAATGAAGGAAAAAAGATGATTGGAGAATATAAAGATAGTTTTAATAAAATTGATCCTCATTTTTTTGCCAACATCATGACCAAGCATCAGGTTTACGATGAACATAATCAGCCCGATGGCTTCGTGGAATTCAGTATGTCCAAAGAAGAATCCGAAGGTACCCGGAAATATTTTCATTTCGCTGGCCTTGTGCTCGATGCGCTGGAGCAGGGGATGATCCTGCTCGTGGACGAGCTCGATTCGAAGTTGCATCCAAATCTGGTCTGCAAGATCGTTTCGCTTTTCAATTCCAGTATTACCAATCCGCAAAACGGCCAGCTGATATTCAATACCCATGATACCAATCTGTTAAGTTCGGGCATCTTTCGTAGGGACCAGGTGTGGTTCATTGATAAAGACCGTTACGGGGCATCCAGATTGTACTCTTTGGCCAATTTTAAAAATGAGGTCAGAAAGCATGAACCTTTCGAAGATAATTACATCCGGGGCAAATATGGTGCGACGCCCTTTTTGAACGAATTTGAAACAGTTGCTCAAGAAATTATTACGAAAAATGGCCAGGCAGAATAAAAGGGAGATTGAAAGACAAAAAGCGGAAACGCACAAAAAACAACTCGAACTCAGCAAGGCCAGACGCCGTGCGGGAGGTGAACTAGTGGCGCCTGAGCCCGAAATGGAAGTTAAGCCCAGTATATTGATCTATTGCGAGGGGCGAAATACAGAACCTTCCTATTTTAACCAGTTCAAGGTTTCCAGCGCGATTGTTAAAGCTTATG
This genomic interval carries:
- a CDS encoding abortive infection protein → MIIQFNFSNYKTFKERATLNMIASNYDKDTNEEDNIIRVEQRDLRVLKSAVIYGPNSGGKSKFIDAIGFFRKFIITSSKETQQGDTIPVESYRLNSMTSGKPSDFEMTFMVDRVIYRYGFEVSKSEIVAEWLYSRPEKKEIELYYRTLQKFEYDTKRLAKIGSLEREDLVRKNSLLLSVLAQFNDQTAILLLNYFRNMNAVSGLNELDYKHSSITKVKEDPGKRAQIVELLKSADLGIQDLRYEDLYESFDNEGKKMIGEYKDSFNKIDPHFFANIMTKHQVYDEHNQPDGFVEFSMSKEESEGTRKYFHFAGLVLDALEQGMILLVDELDSKLHPNLVCKIVSLFNSSITNPQNGQLIFNTHDTNLLSSGIFRRDQVWFIDKDRYGASRLYSLANFKNEVRKHEPFEDNYIRGKYGATPFLNEFETVAQEIITKNGQAE
- a CDS encoding transmembrane HD family protein; the encoded protein is MAKIKRNSHKILYRKYSSNLKYVMMIFTVFIITLFLPKQPRFRYEFEKNAVWKNKDLISPFSFAILKTNPQVSADKKNALKDILPVYQLDRGITANALEEFANEFDVKWKSKQLNEKDRDAYKSASYKLLQNIYQKGIIGLNVKHQAGGKNYDFSLLENNEAQEKNTQDVFTAESALNFFKDHFKAPNQVMGDLVANLAIDHITPNIVFDERLTQTIQDNTINNISTTKGMVQKGELIVAKNDVIDEEIYQKLESYKATYDAQTKTIGSRALVYLGQVVLVGFILAILMSFLFLFRKDIFADNRQLSLILIVTTGMLLALTWAIKMEIPSLYYIPFCVVPIIIRILFDTRLALYLHMLVILIAGFFVANSFEFVFYQVTAGMVAIFSIKNFVKRERFLVSALFILLAYLVSFIGIALLREGSFREIEWMNFIPFVFSVLLSLLAYPLIYLFERIFGITSDVALIELTNTNNKLLRELAFKAPGTFQHSLQVANLAEAAIFKIGGNSVLVRAGALYHDIGKVDNPQYFIENQNTAVSPHDKLPYEQSAQIIIQHVHKGIEILRKNQIPEAIIDFIRTHHGNTRVDYFYQSFLKNTPEKFVDENIFRYPGPIPFSKETGVLMLADSVEAASRSLKNPDAQNINDIVERIINYKLEQNQLDDCDLTLKDIETIKLIFKTMLMSIYHVRIDYQQIL